A window from Methanobacterium formicicum DSM 3637 encodes these proteins:
- a CDS encoding ECF transporter S component gives MHLSDGLIPLWQAAIYWIITIAVLAIYMYKLSKTEDKGKILVNTAILAAVTVVVSSISIPSPFGIPIHLFVIPLVVILLGPLSGVTVAFLCFIVQFLFLGMGGITSLGANVVTMGIVMSFSTYYFYQFTKELDDRLSIFSGTFMGIIMATITQIIILLIAGVATLEVLMATLVPFYLFVGVIEGIINVFIILSIFKLKPELAKVEQI, from the coding sequence TTGCATTTATCTGATGGCCTGATACCGTTATGGCAGGCTGCAATCTACTGGATTATTACCATTGCCGTACTGGCAATATACATGTATAAACTTTCTAAAACTGAGGATAAAGGGAAAATTCTCGTCAACACAGCAATTCTTGCAGCGGTAACTGTTGTTGTATCCTCAATTTCCATACCCTCACCATTCGGGATTCCAATACACTTATTCGTAATACCCTTAGTGGTAATTTTACTAGGCCCTTTGAGTGGGGTTACAGTAGCATTTTTGTGTTTCATAGTACAGTTCTTATTCCTGGGAATGGGGGGTATAACCTCTTTAGGTGCTAATGTGGTGACCATGGGGATAGTGATGAGTTTTTCAACCTATTACTTCTACCAATTCACGAAAGAACTGGATGATCGGTTGAGTATTTTCTCAGGAACCTTCATGGGAATAATTATGGCCACCATAACTCAGATCATAATATTGCTGATTGCGGGTGTTGCCACCCTTGAGGTTTTAATGGCCACACTAGTGCCATTCTATCTCTTTGTGGGTGTTATTGAGGGCATTATCAATGTATTCATAATCCTGTCCATATTTAAACTAAAACCGGAACTGGCAAAGGTGGAACAAATATAA
- the nikR gene encoding nickel-responsive transcriptional regulator NikR, whose protein sequence is MRISMSLPRKLLGEFDEVLRDRGYNSRSKGIRDALEDYIIRYQWMQEMEGERMGTIAVIFEYHYTDVLKDLADIQHDFRKQITAVMRTEIGEKYCQEIIVVKGDVKHIRDLTEKIKRLKGVEHVKLTITVSKSSSH, encoded by the coding sequence ATGAGAATTAGTATGTCTTTACCTCGAAAGTTGCTTGGAGAATTCGATGAAGTTCTACGGGATAGAGGTTATAATTCAAGGTCTAAGGGAATCAGAGATGCTCTGGAGGATTACATAATACGTTACCAGTGGATGCAGGAGATGGAAGGAGAAAGAATGGGCACTATAGCGGTTATATTTGAATACCATTACACCGATGTCCTGAAAGATCTTGCAGATATCCAGCATGATTTCAGAAAGCAGATAACTGCAGTTATGCGTACTGAAATAGGTGAAAAATACTGCCAGGAAATTATAGTAGTAAAGGGAGATGTGAAACACATCCGTGACCTAACAGAAAAAATTAAAAGACTTAAAGGTGTTGAACATGTTAAACTGACCATTACAGTCAGTAAATCAAGTTCTCACTAA
- a CDS encoding FmdE family protein has product MRKQGVILVIATLMAVILCGAVSATDSSTTGGEGNISDVNSSGNVDPILWVNVGYEYANDNITPEIKVTDSNNNSVAFDKTRYSDTLYRLNFTYAGVTNGTMFNVMVSAPGYITQKKQVTVYQAGTDPDFIGNLNFDMKATENYKLGREVTSTANQQLNFSTADAVLAITTAGVPQLNGGTSEDCIEGILNGSNGLVSYGKGNLLMLRQTAVDPVDFAFIVKRGTSLIAICFRNGTATPVYMGTISENMSAADWNKLIASVGGENAFSFASLANAWNAGAPSDLLREAAFHGHVCQGTISGYTITQALLKYYPPIQETAGGSGSPGDITSYKVIGVPGDSDDDAAMYFLDATAGKGGYTGYDTTPTGATSNMVGFIRWYSNTNTGELIIMRFKRAENRQQFEQETGITLNNDLAELKFNTWILGKLKTNPEQLVEFITEKTGLTEEQYYYILGTATNITNSNGTVRIPAQDAHGLDMAYINSLNLTNATRATASTTSATELTYDQLKQIGIDAANLAKQIFKDQLGIDLEKDDADLAVLTSAGYVYLNGQSTEATWDGIFEVLGSRLSRSTLLPIHMGLWKPLWYTFALRDANGTTLNALYMRYDPVTKQWIVTNGSDGNKVNDIGPAALNNKTQLNNLNKVFPDGNFFNIQSIANAWRNNPKFDQLVTFLFHDHACPGVQPGFFITDYIFNNIPLSEGQSYNYIANSIYCKDDSLIYLLGVSPGMGTYMNQRLPNDEVDSDLIPGGTEEGILVVWDNNTNTGKVYIITFSWADIDVSDLTTSEAKREAQIQAYIDMYNGIPNPRVRNNQQTTSTYLGTVSRSQFTTLQQGGENGENSQQTARRWFASGSNPSGTGSSSPGTGLISSSNGSGTGLLGSSNGANVSSVNVSAATVTNSTSGSVGTQPGDAKAYEVTQAGAQGSEGTPWGLYAIVGVIAVLALGGVGFFYKGGKFGR; this is encoded by the coding sequence ATGAGAAAACAAGGAGTAATACTTGTAATAGCAACTTTGATGGCAGTAATTCTATGTGGAGCTGTATCAGCTACAGATTCATCTACTACTGGGGGTGAGGGCAATATTTCTGATGTTAATTCTTCGGGTAATGTCGATCCCATCCTCTGGGTGAATGTTGGTTACGAGTATGCAAATGATAACATAACTCCAGAAATTAAAGTTACTGATTCCAATAATAACAGTGTAGCTTTTGACAAGACAAGGTACTCAGACACACTCTACCGATTGAACTTCACCTATGCAGGTGTTACCAATGGAACCATGTTTAATGTAATGGTTAGTGCTCCGGGTTACATTACCCAGAAAAAGCAGGTGACTGTTTATCAGGCTGGCACGGATCCAGATTTTATTGGAAATCTAAATTTTGACATGAAGGCCACTGAAAACTACAAACTGGGTCGTGAAGTAACTTCCACAGCAAACCAACAGCTGAACTTTTCAACTGCTGACGCTGTTTTAGCCATAACCACTGCAGGTGTACCTCAACTCAATGGAGGTACCAGTGAAGACTGTATTGAAGGTATTTTAAATGGTTCAAACGGCCTTGTATCCTATGGTAAAGGTAACCTGTTAATGCTCAGGCAAACTGCAGTAGATCCTGTGGACTTTGCATTTATAGTTAAAAGAGGAACTTCCTTAATTGCAATCTGTTTCAGGAATGGAACTGCAACCCCGGTTTACATGGGCACCATCTCTGAAAATATGTCAGCCGCAGATTGGAACAAATTAATTGCATCTGTAGGTGGGGAAAATGCATTTTCCTTTGCCAGCCTTGCAAACGCTTGGAATGCAGGAGCTCCATCAGACCTGTTGAGAGAAGCAGCCTTCCACGGTCACGTGTGTCAAGGAACCATAAGTGGATACACCATCACTCAGGCACTACTTAAATACTATCCTCCAATACAGGAAACGGCAGGAGGATCCGGTTCTCCTGGTGATATAACCTCATACAAAGTTATAGGAGTTCCAGGTGACTCAGATGATGATGCAGCAATGTATTTCCTCGATGCCACAGCTGGAAAAGGTGGTTACACTGGATATGACACCACCCCTACAGGAGCTACTAGCAACATGGTAGGTTTCATTCGATGGTACAGTAACACCAACACTGGAGAACTCATAATCATGAGGTTCAAACGTGCAGAAAACAGACAACAGTTCGAACAGGAAACAGGAATAACTCTAAACAATGACTTAGCGGAGTTAAAATTCAACACATGGATACTGGGCAAACTTAAAACTAACCCCGAACAACTGGTTGAGTTCATAACTGAAAAAACAGGACTCACTGAAGAACAGTACTACTACATCTTGGGAACAGCAACCAACATTACCAACTCAAATGGAACAGTCCGCATACCTGCTCAGGATGCTCACGGATTAGACATGGCATACATTAACAGTCTGAACTTAACCAACGCAACCAGAGCAACTGCAAGTACCACTAGTGCTACAGAATTAACCTACGATCAGTTAAAACAGATAGGTATTGACGCAGCTAATCTAGCAAAACAGATATTCAAAGATCAACTTGGAATAGACCTTGAAAAAGACGATGCTGACTTAGCGGTTCTAACGTCTGCTGGATACGTTTACTTAAATGGTCAATCCACCGAAGCAACCTGGGATGGAATATTCGAAGTTCTGGGCTCACGACTAAGCAGATCTACTTTACTACCAATACACATGGGATTATGGAAACCATTATGGTACACATTTGCCCTTCGTGATGCAAATGGAACAACCCTCAATGCACTCTACATGAGATACGATCCAGTAACCAAACAATGGATAGTAACAAACGGTAGTGATGGGAACAAAGTAAATGATATAGGACCCGCAGCTTTAAACAACAAAACACAACTGAACAATCTAAACAAAGTATTCCCAGATGGAAACTTCTTTAATATACAGAGTATTGCCAACGCATGGAGGAATAACCCAAAATTTGACCAGTTAGTAACATTCTTGTTCCATGACCATGCCTGCCCAGGAGTACAGCCAGGATTCTTCATAACTGACTACATCTTCAACAACATACCACTAAGTGAAGGTCAAAGTTACAACTACATAGCTAACAGTATCTACTGCAAAGATGACAGTCTAATATATTTATTAGGTGTTTCTCCAGGAATGGGAACCTACATGAACCAGAGACTGCCCAATGATGAAGTTGATTCAGACCTGATACCTGGCGGAACTGAAGAAGGAATTCTGGTAGTATGGGACAACAATACCAATACGGGCAAAGTATACATAATCACATTTAGCTGGGCTGATATTGATGTGTCTGATCTCACAACCAGCGAAGCTAAACGAGAAGCCCAGATACAGGCCTATATAGACATGTACAATGGAATACCCAACCCCAGAGTTAGAAATAATCAGCAAACTACTTCAACGTATTTGGGAACCGTGTCAAGAAGTCAATTTACAACTCTTCAACAGGGAGGGGAAAACGGTGAAAATTCACAACAAACTGCCAGAAGATGGTTTGCCAGTGGTTCGAATCCATCCGGAACTGGATCTTCCTCCCCAGGAACTGGATTAATCAGTTCCTCCAATGGAAGCGGAACTGGTTTACTTGGATCATCCAATGGGGCTAATGTTTCAAGTGTTAATGTCAGTGCAGCTACTGTGACTAACTCAACCAGTGGTTCTGTTGGAACTCAACCCGGTGATGCAAAAGCCTACGAAGTCACTCAAGCTGGTGCACAAGGTTCAGAAGGAACTCCATGGGGGCTTTATGCCATTGTTGGAGTGATAGCTGTCCTAGCATTAGGTGGAGTCGGATTCTTCTACAAAGGTGGTAAGTTCGGTCGATAA
- a CDS encoding FmdE family protein, with translation MRKQGVILVIATMMALILCGAVSATDSSTTGGEGNLSDVNASEPVDPILWVDVGYEYADDKINPEIAVTDSNNNNVTFDKTKYSDTLYKLNFTYANVTNGTLFNVIVRAPGYIAQTQQVAVNQAGTDPEFIGTADFDMQATDSYKIGRNVTAAADNLLHFATADDVLCITTAGLAYHNGTTTEDCLEGILNGSHGEISYGQGNLLTFQSIRTDPLDFCFIVRNGNELTAAFFKNGTLTPAYFGTFSAIDQALWENTVSPTLGEHAFGYVSLANAWKEGLSTDILRQAAYHGHVCLGTISGQAMVSLLLKYYPPGVYGNSGELEATSYRAISVPGNSDDDAIIYSLDLTPGKRSWVGYETSGSGAADNMIGFIRWCDSTNTGTLIIMRFNEEAVLQLYKQQTGNNAYTGIAGELAFNAWLVNKLENDPDSLVEIMYVFENITPQIHNNLTGGVDSKNVVCDALGLDMDYILGLNLTNVANQRVATNYTTGNLTQDQIKQIGEDAANMAIALFAADGINLEKDDYNLTVFTSAGYVRVNGQVMDMTFDGIYNVLGSRLSRATLLPVHNARFNDLYFQFSLEYNGTVITKTIWYNSTTGILEAKDKAGCIIDQVIPYDPPYDVLMAWLWHNHVCGGSTTGYLITDYVYDNFPITADEQYTYISTNDICRDDILSYLLGVSAGDGTYYNQRMKSAGSEVGIISVYDSKTNTRRVAIINLVAPKFSDGNNYDNYIRVYKILQKYDDWNSPECQEELASIPNLISGPSISLTADTFVTEEEWQMIISGGGEYGDSLSYIHSAVPQRTQAELISLMRGSQTPGGSTPTGTNSGSLVGSTTGIGSSLLGSSNGSNTSGVNVSAATVTNSTSGSVGAQPGEAKAYEVTQAGAQGSEGTPWGLYAVVGVIAVLALGGVGFFYKGGKF, from the coding sequence ATGAGAAAACAAGGAGTAATACTAGTAATAGCGACTATGATGGCACTGATTCTTTGTGGAGCAGTTTCTGCTACGGATTCATCTACTACTGGAGGTGAAGGTAATCTTTCTGATGTTAATGCTTCTGAACCTGTTGACCCCATTTTATGGGTGGATGTAGGATACGAGTATGCAGATGATAAGATTAACCCTGAAATTGCAGTAACAGATTCCAATAACAATAATGTAACTTTTGACAAGACAAAGTACTCAGACACACTCTACAAGTTGAACTTCACATATGCGAATGTTACCAACGGGACCCTGTTTAATGTGATAGTCAGAGCTCCAGGTTACATAGCCCAAACTCAACAGGTAGCGGTTAATCAAGCAGGTACCGATCCAGAGTTTATTGGAACTGCAGATTTTGACATGCAAGCCACTGATAGCTATAAAATTGGCCGCAATGTCACCGCAGCTGCAGACAACTTACTACACTTTGCAACAGCAGACGATGTTCTATGTATAACTACAGCAGGACTAGCTTATCATAATGGTACCACTACTGAAGACTGTTTGGAAGGAATTTTAAACGGTTCGCATGGTGAAATAAGTTATGGTCAGGGAAACCTGCTGACATTCCAGTCAATTAGAACAGACCCTCTGGATTTCTGTTTCATTGTAAGAAATGGTAATGAACTCACTGCAGCTTTCTTCAAAAACGGTACATTAACCCCTGCATACTTCGGAACTTTCTCTGCCATTGATCAGGCATTATGGGAAAACACCGTATCGCCAACCCTAGGTGAACATGCATTTGGATATGTCAGTCTGGCAAACGCCTGGAAGGAAGGGCTCTCCACCGACATCCTGAGACAGGCCGCATACCACGGTCACGTATGTCTGGGAACTATCAGTGGACAGGCCATGGTCAGCCTTCTACTGAAATACTACCCTCCTGGAGTATATGGTAATTCCGGAGAACTTGAAGCAACAAGTTACAGGGCTATCAGTGTACCTGGTAACTCAGATGATGATGCAATAATCTATTCCTTAGATTTAACCCCGGGAAAACGTTCTTGGGTGGGATATGAAACTAGTGGTTCAGGTGCTGCTGACAACATGATTGGATTCATCCGATGGTGCGATTCCACCAATACTGGAACACTCATCATAATGCGATTCAATGAAGAAGCTGTACTTCAGTTATACAAACAACAAACAGGTAACAATGCATACACAGGTATTGCTGGTGAATTAGCGTTCAACGCATGGTTAGTCAATAAATTAGAAAATGACCCTGACTCCCTGGTGGAGATAATGTACGTCTTTGAAAACATAACCCCACAAATTCACAACAACCTAACTGGAGGAGTTGACTCTAAAAATGTTGTATGTGATGCTTTAGGGCTTGACATGGACTACATACTGGGCCTGAATTTAACCAATGTAGCAAACCAGAGAGTTGCCACAAACTACACAACTGGAAACTTGACTCAGGATCAGATCAAACAGATCGGAGAAGACGCTGCAAACATGGCTATTGCATTATTCGCAGCAGATGGCATTAATTTGGAGAAAGATGACTATAATCTTACAGTCTTCACTTCTGCAGGTTACGTACGTGTCAATGGCCAAGTAATGGATATGACTTTTGATGGAATCTATAATGTCTTAGGTTCCCGACTTTCCAGAGCAACCTTACTGCCGGTACATAATGCAAGATTCAACGACCTGTACTTCCAGTTCAGTCTGGAATATAATGGAACTGTCATCACTAAAACTATTTGGTACAATTCAACAACAGGAATACTGGAAGCTAAAGACAAAGCTGGATGTATCATAGATCAGGTAATCCCTTACGACCCACCATACGATGTTTTAATGGCATGGTTATGGCACAATCACGTTTGTGGAGGTAGTACAACTGGATACTTAATCACTGACTACGTCTATGACAACTTCCCAATAACTGCAGATGAACAGTACACCTACATATCTACCAATGACATCTGTAGAGATGATATTTTATCATATCTCTTAGGAGTATCTGCAGGAGATGGAACTTACTATAACCAGAGAATGAAATCAGCAGGTAGTGAAGTTGGAATAATCAGCGTTTATGACAGTAAAACCAACACCAGAAGAGTAGCTATCATTAATTTAGTTGCCCCTAAATTTTCAGATGGTAACAATTATGATAACTACATAAGAGTATACAAAATTCTACAAAAATACGACGACTGGAACTCACCTGAGTGTCAAGAGGAGTTAGCGAGTATACCAAACCTAATTTCTGGACCATCAATATCTCTGACTGCAGATACATTTGTAACTGAAGAAGAATGGCAGATGATCATATCTGGAGGTGGAGAATACGGTGATTCCCTGAGCTACATTCATAGTGCTGTACCTCAACGTACCCAAGCTGAATTAATTAGTTTGATGAGAGGTTCTCAGACACCTGGAGGTTCAACTCCCACAGGAACAAATTCTGGATCTTTAGTTGGCTCAACTACTGGAATTGGTAGTTCCTTATTGGGATCATCCAATGGGTCTAACACTTCTGGGGTTAATGTTAGTGCAGCTACTGTGACTAACTCAACCAGTGGTTCTGTTGGAGCTCAACCTGGTGAAGCAAAAGCCTATGAAGTCACTCAAGCTGGTGCACAAGGTTCAGAAGGAACTCCATGGGGGCTTTATGCCGTTGTTGGAGTGATAGCTGTTCTGGCATTAGGTGGAGTCGGATTCTTCTACAAAGGTGGTAAGTTCTAG